The following proteins are encoded in a genomic region of Bubalus kerabau isolate K-KA32 ecotype Philippines breed swamp buffalo chromosome 15, PCC_UOA_SB_1v2, whole genome shotgun sequence:
- the LOC129629005 gene encoding olfactory receptor 10T2-like, producing MDNHTTVRTFLLWGFSSFPDLQDLFFVMVFFSHVTILAANVSIMVAVKLSHSLHTPMYFFLCGLSFSETCTTMVIIPRMLVDLLSDSKSISVFECATQMFFFFGLSGNNCFIMAAMSYDRYTAIHNPLHYSILITRKICFQLMRAAWLVGSLVSVCIVTIVFNLSFCDSNTIQHFFCDISPVVCLACDYTLSYEMAIFVLSAFVLVGSFILIMISYVFIGSMVMKMPSAKGRYKAFSPCSSHLTVACTHYGFAGFVYLRPKSSDSFREDMLMAVTYTALTPLLNPIVYSLRNKEMQIALRKIVDSANTFILQMVNKRTLDI from the coding sequence ATGGACAATCATACCACAGTGAGGACATTCCTTCTGTGGGGATTTTCCAGTTTCCCGGACCTGCAAGATCTCTTCTTTGTGATGGTTTTCTTCTCCCATGTGACCATTCTAGCTGCAAATGTGTCCATAATGGTGGCTGTCAAGCTCAGTCACAGCCTTCACActcccatgtactttttcctctgTGGCCTCTCCTTTTCAGAAACCTGTACCACTATGGTAATCATCCCCCGCATGTTGGTGGACTTGCTATCAGACAgtaagtccatttctgtttttgagTGTGCCACacagatgtttttcttctttggcttGTCAGGCAATAACTGCTTCATCATGGCCGCCATGTCCTATGACCGTTACACTGCTATTCACAACCCACTGCACTACTCCATCCTCATAACCCGGAAGATCTGCTTTCAGTTAATGAGGGCTGCGTGGTTGGTTGGGTCCCTGGTTTCTGTGTGCATTGTCACCATTGTATTCAACTTATCTTTCTGTGACTCCAACACCATCCAGCACTTCTTTTGCGACATCTCGCCTGTGGTCTGCCTTGCTTGTGACTATACTCTGTCTTATGAAATGGCTATTTTTGTGCTCTCTGCCTTTGTATTGGTGGGCagctttattttaattatgatttcCTATGTCTTCATTGGGTCCATGGTTATGAAGATGCCTTCTGCCAAGGGGAGGTATAAGGCCTTCTCCCCTTGCTCCTCCCACCTCACTGTGGCGTGCACACACTATGGATTTGCCGGCTTTGTCTATCTGAGGCCCAAGAGCAGTGACTCATTCCGTGAAGATATGCTGATGGCTGTGACGTATACAGCGCTGACACCTCTGCTTAATCCCATTGTTTACAGtctaagaaacaaagaaatgcagATTGCCTTAAGAAAGATAGTAGATAGTGCAAATACGTTCATCCTTCAGATGGTAAATAAAAGAACCctggacatttaa